A region from the Fundulus heteroclitus isolate FHET01 unplaced genomic scaffold, MU-UCD_Fhet_4.1 scaffold_68, whole genome shotgun sequence genome encodes:
- the LOC118561598 gene encoding mucin-2-like, translated as MEGRFCIVLFLGVSLTTSLTSPSTPIISTSANTTADYRAPVALATTAVHLDSLSGTDPVPTVSPNISIVPLSATGTTESSLPVTVPRTTPIVDLQTTTTFSHTITEGQTADEHSSTTVTYEMVETTTPLLKTQSTTTLNNSTTSTISTTPWNATQSYPHPTTANISTTSVNTTLALQTPTPESDTPITIPIPTATTTIRSPITTGPYPTTPITSTTSHTTHTVTNATPFTITTTRATTMTAETPWPTPESHTPSTSNSPTTTTNSTTSTPITTTTTTTTTTTTSTPITTPTPTTSSTSPSITTPTTTRATTTMTAETPWPTQESDTPITIISTSSSPITTDPFTTRSITTATITTSTPITTTTTTNTSPNTTTTPSTTATTAAPRNCTNGENVNGVCICPDEWTGETCSQSKSCWLWTSCCLILSAVK; from the coding sequence GTGTTTCTTTAACCACCTCTCTAACATCTCCAAGTACACCCATCATCTCAACATCTGCCAACACCACCGCTGACTACAGAGCTCCTGTAGCACTAGCTACCACTGCTGTTCATCTTGATTCTCTTTCTGGTACTGACCCAGTCCCGACTGTCAGTCCAAACATCAGCATTGTCCCGCTCAGTGCTACTGGAACCACAGAGAGCTCACTTCCAGTCACTGTTCCCAGAACCACTCCCATTGTAGACCTCCAAACTACCACTACTTTCAGCCACACCATCACTGAGGGCCAAACAGCTGACGAGCACAGTAGTACCACCGTCACCTATGAGATGGTGGAGACTACTACTCCTTTACTCAAGACACAGAGTACTACTACTCTTAATAATAGTACTACATCTACTATTAGCACTACTCCCTGGAATGCAACACAGAGTTATCCTCATCCTACTACTGCTAATATTAGTACTACTTCTGTTAATACTACTCTTGCTTTGCAAACACCTACACCAGAGAGTGATACTCCCATTACTATTCCCATtcctactgctactactactattagaAGTCCCATTACTACTGGTCCTTATCCTACTACTCCCATTACTTCTACTACTTCTCACACTACACATACTGTTACCAATGCTACCCCatttactattactactactagaGCCACTACTATGACTGCTGAGACTCCTTGGCCTACACCAGAGAGTCATACTCCTAGTACTAGTAACAGTCCCACCACTACTACTAATAGTACTACTTCTACTCccattactactactactactactactactactactactacttctactccCATTACTACTCCTACTCCTACTACTAGTAGTACTTCTCCTTCCattactactcctactactactagAGCCACTACTACTATGACTGCTGAGACTCCTTGGCCTACACAAGAGAGTGATACTCCCATTACTATTATTAGTACTAGTAGCAGTCCCATTACTACTGATCCTTTTACTACTAGATCCATTACCACTGCTACTATTACTACTTCCACTCccattactactactactactactaatactagtCCCAATACTACAACTACTCCTTCCACCACCGCCACGACTGCTGCACCAAGGAATTGTACTAATGGGGAAAATGTGAACGGCGTCTGCATCTGTCCTGACGAATGGACCGGAGAGACGTGCTCACAGAGTAAGTCCTGCTGGCTGTGGACATCATGCTGTCTCATTTTATCAGCAGTAAAATAA